A window of Solanum stenotomum isolate F172 chromosome 3, ASM1918654v1, whole genome shotgun sequence contains these coding sequences:
- the LOC125860516 gene encoding transcription factor bHLH112-like: MADEFFQDGVYGESLWINSTKNIFSLSSSTNCGSSILDPIIGQYNFAWPNDDQFLDMKNRSNNDDYYSSSDDSMVFQELPKNHNLGINGNSSSPDWNHSLNDSMLQENLNSRQNCPHHNELKRNICSIISEDNSLIKPIMNQDFTNYYSDLLQTLFASTDLHEEQPFNYPSSSINDRQKLNDFVPSLPKSDIEKIGESKLSSITKNNTNEQTFKRQRIETPSPLPTFKVRKEKMGDRITALQQLVSPFGKTDTASVLQEAIEYINFLHGQVNVFSNRYMKNGPPTQLQQVKELQEGLKQGLRSKGLCLVPISSTFPLAAETTMEFWTPTLGRTFR; encoded by the exons ATGGCTGATGAATTTTTTCAAGATGGAGTCTATGGAGAAAGCTTGTGGattaattcaacaaaaaatatttttagtttatcatCATCAACTAATTGTGGATCTTCAATTCTTGATCCAATTATTGGACAATATAATTTTGCATGGCCAAATGATGATCAATTTTTGGACATGAAAAATAGGTCCAATAATGATGATTATTATTCTAGTTCTGATGACTCTATGGTTTTTCAAGAATTACCCAAAAATCATAACTTGGGTATTAATGGAAATTCTTCTTCACCAGATTGGAATCACTCACT CAATGATTCCATGCTACAAGAAAATCTCAATTCAAGACAGAATTGTCCTCATCATAATGAATTGAAGAGGAACATTTGCAGCATAATTAGTGAAGACAATTCCTTAATTAAACCAATTATGAATCAAGATTTCACTAATTACTATTCAGATTTGCTTCAAACATTGTTTGCTAGTACTGATCTTCATGAAGAACAACCATTCAATTATCCATCATCATCAATAAATGATAGACAAAAATTGAATGATTTTGTACCTTCTTTGCCTAAG TCTGATATTGAAAAAATTGGAGAGTCCAAATTAAGCTCAATTACCAAGAATAACACAAATGAACAAACATTCAAACGGCAGAGAATTGAGACACCATCACCTTTGCCAACTTTTAAG gtgagaaaagagaaaatgggTGACCGGATAACTGCCCTCCAGCAATTGGTTTCACCTTTTGGAAAg ACTGATACAGCTTCGGTTCTCCAAGAAGCAATCGAATACATCAATTTTCTTCATGGTCAAGtcaat GTATTTAGCAATCGATATATGAAAAATGGACCACCCACTCAACTTCAACAG GTTAAGGAATTACAAGAAGGATTAAAACAAGGATTAAGGAGCAAAGGACTATGTTTAGTACCAATATCAAGTACTTTCCCATTAGCAGCTGAGACTACTATGGAATTTTGGACACCAACATTGGGAAGAACATTCAGATAG
- the LOC125860511 gene encoding pentatricopeptide repeat-containing protein At1g55890, mitochondrial-like translates to MASFSRVIRRTFSTAEASVSPIRSISDDLYQERNLKRLVEKFKQYSDVTRFRTKTGIYESTVHRLASAKRYKWIEEILEHQKQYRPDISKESFAARLVSLYGKSGLFENAQKVFDEMPERNCKQSVKSVNALLGACVNSQKYDKLEGLFEELLEKLKVKPDVVTYNIMIKGLCDKGELDKAAAFVDEIEKNGLKPDLVTFNTILGVFYSNGKFDDGEKMWKLMVSKNVVPDIRSYNAKLVGLMNENKVSEAAKLVGELGSFELKPDVFTYGALIRGFCKMSNLEEAKKWYEELVKSGSAPNKVIFASVISSACEKGDFDWALELCKEVFKRKCNVDAKLLQRVVDGLVSSSRIREAKEVVHLGKSNDYHLYKLNLPSDD, encoded by the coding sequence ATGGCCTCTTTTAGCAGAGTGATCCGCCGGACTTTCTCGACGGCTGAAGCCTCAGTATCTCCGATCAGATCAATCTCCGACGACTTATACCAAGAGAGGAACCTCAAGAGACTCGTTGAGAAATTCAAACAGTATTCAGATGTCACAAGATTTCGTACAAAAACCGGCATTTACGAATCTACAGTTCATCGATTAGCCTCTGCAAAACGGTACAAATGGATCGAAGAAATCCTCGAACACCAAAAACAATACCGACCCGACATCTCCAAAGAGAGTTTCGCGGCAAGGCTGGTGAGTTTGTATGGAAAATCTGGGTTATTTGAGAATGCCCAGAaagtgtttgatgaaatgcctGAGAGAAATTGTAAGCAGAGTGTGAAATCTGTTAATGCCCTTTTAGGGGCTTGTGTGAATTCGCAGAAATATGATAAACTTGAAGGTTTGTTTGAGGAATTGCTGGAGAAGTTGAAGGTGAAGCCGGATGTTGTCACGTATAATATAATGATTAAGGGGTTGTGTGACAAAGGGGAGTTGGATAAAGCAGCTGCCTTTGTTGATGAGATTGAGAAGAATGGGTTAAAGCCTGATTTGGTTACGTTTAATACGATTCTTGGGGTGTTTTACTCGAATGGTAAGTTTGATGATGGCGAAAAGATGTGGAAGCTAATGGTTAGCAAGAATGTTGTTCCGGATATTAGAAGTTACAATGCTAAGCTTGTTGGACTGATGAATGAGAACAAGGTTTCAGAGGCTGCCAAGCTTGTTGGCGAATTGGGaagttttgagttaaagccTGATGTGTTTACTTATGGTGCGTTGATTAGAGGATTTTGTAAAATGAGTAATTTGGAGGAGGCTAAAAAGTGGTATGAAGAACTTGTGAAGAGCGGTTCTGCTCCAAACAAGGTGATATTTGCTAGTGTCATTTCATCTGCGTGCGAAAAGGGTGATTTTGATTGGGCTCTTGAGTTGTGCAAAGAGGTTTTTAAAAGAAAGTGTAATGTTGATGCAAAGTTGTTGCAAAGAGTGGTCGATGGGTTGGTGAGCTCGTCTAGGATTCGAGAAGCTAAGGAGGTTGTGCATTTGGGCAAGTCAAATGACTACCATCTTTATAAGCTCAATCTACCTTCAGATGATTAA
- the LOC125859158 gene encoding uncharacterized protein LOC125859158, giving the protein MTNINTKKHIFHLCSCFYFFLISQILATAATTDNTITITNPLTISKTLVSQQKKFELGFFTPGGPNSDKWYVGIWYKEIKETTIVWVANRENPVINSSSSPVLKITQDGRLVIGDGDGNYTWSLNFANNNTTFIAKLLDSGNFVVLTEKDEIMVWQSFDYPTDTLLPGMKLGWDSKTGFNRNITSWKSPFDPSPGNYTFKLDVNGLPEAYLTNRDTIFYRSGPWNGVGFSGVPEMKPTDIIVFEFQMNKDEVYYTFEVLDKKICSRLLVKHNGFLERYTWIPTSNIWNKFWYAPKDQCDLYEECGVSGICNANLSPVCKCLVGYKPKNQVAWDLRDGSDGCVRYHDLDCETDVFNILKNMKLPQSSSSFVDTKMNLEECEKMCRYNCSCMAYTTANVTGSGSGCVIWTKELVDMRQYSAAEGGQFLYVRAASSDAAKSGNVGSEDGSGKTKRIAMATGITAGVVLVLIGVVSIFFLSKRKKILEDPIRKKTEQRGSIERSQDLLVNTAIIPSKREISGEIADEFELPLYDLSTLAVATEDFSDANKLGQGGFGCVYKGIIDEGQEIAVKRLSKNSGQGVEEFKNELRLIARLQHRNLVRLLGCCVEMEEKMLIYEYMENKSLDSILFNKQKSSLLDWQRRFSIICGIARGLLYLHQDSRFRIIHRDLKASNILLDEEMIPKISDFGMARIFGGDETEGNTKRVVGTYGYMSPEYAMDGLFSVKSDVFSFGVLVLEIVTGKKNRGFYFQNNERNLLGHAWKLWREGGASELLDSSVGESFSPCEVIRCIQVGLLCVQEQAEDRPNMATVVLMLGSETATMPQPKHPGFCLGRRPVDEHSETIYEETFTVNQVTITMLDPRIRAKAIGKKLFMIVLLVVFILFYVQFCTSNDTISFNKSLKDGDLLVSSGKLFALGFFSPGNYSNNRYVGIWYNNIPELTVVWVANRENPVNDTYGVLSIDPTGSLVKLNRNTKIFSWKTVISSAQLLDSGNFVFFRDTKKEIIVWQSFDHPTNTILPDMKFGIDKNTGLNRSLTSWKSMNDPGSGEYVYKIEINGIVPQVFLYKNSNRIWRTGPWTGLGWSGVPGMRPGFIFNSKYVDNESEVSVIFTMNDPVISRLVLNESGMMSILNWQEGAKKWVQFWSAPEDSCDDYVHCGKFSNCNLYNLGEFECKCLIGYEPRENRSWYLRDGSQGCLRKEDENVCKNGEGFAKLSNVKVPDTYNARLNRSIGLQECEKLCLNNCSCSAYASANVSIGGIGCITWYGDLIDTREFTDGGQDLYIRVSASTLAQFSKNNNGYLMKRTIAIVTICIGAILIALSFVCCLVIRKRRRDKEDQFTSLNTLTRNLASYENSSRGNEMDGSEHVDVLIFDLNTIISSTDDFSDANKLGEGGFGSVYKGQLNNGQEIAVKRLSKNSGQGMEEFKNEVTLIARVQHRNLVRLLGCCIQRGEKMLIYEYLPNKGLDSFIFDKTKGLQLDWRKRFEIIIGIARGLSYLHHDSRVRIIHRDLKASNVLLDASMHPKISDFGTARIFGGDQVEANTNRVVGTYGYMSPEYAMEGHFSVKSDVFSFGVLLLEIITGRKNTTHYQDHSLNLVGNVWDSWNDDKAIDVVDPLLGDWYESSEVLRCIQIGLLCVQSYANERPMMSQVVFMLCNETKLSNPGQPGFVFRSRNSSSLPYSSSASIGNSVNDISITAQHAR; this is encoded by the exons ATGACTAACATTAACaccaaaaaacacatttttcatCTATGTTCTTGCTTCTACTTTTTTCTAATTTCACAAATCCTCGCAACAGCAGCAACAACAGATAATACGATCACAATTACAAATCCCCTTACGATATCGAAAACTTTAGTctctcaacaaaaaaaattcgaaTTAGGATTTTTCACTCCTGGTGGTCCGAATTCAGACAAATGGTACGTCGGAATATGGTACAAAGAAATCAAAGAAACGACGATAGTTTGGGTCGCGAACAGAGAAAACCCCGTCATCAATTCATCGTCTTCCCCTGTGTTAAAAATAACACAAGATGGACGTCTTGTTATTGGTGACGGAGATGGAAATTATACGTGGTCATTGAATTTCGCTAATAATAATACTACATTTATCGCTAAGTTATTGGATTCAGGTAATTTCGTCGTTCTAACAGAGAAAGACGAAATTATGGTGTGGCAGAGTTTTGATTATCCAACGGATACTCTGTTACCCGGGATGAAACTTGGGTGGGACTCGAAAACGGGGTTTAATCGGAATATAACGTCATGGAAATCGCCATTTGATCCTTCTCCGGGGAATTATACGTTTAAACTTGATGTTAATGGTTTGCCTGAAGCTTATTTGACAAATAGAGATACAATTTTCTATAGAAGTGGACCTTGGAATGGTGTTGGATTTAGTGGTGTACCAGAAATGAAACCAACAGATATTATAGTTTTCGAGTTTCAGATGAATAAGGATGAAGTTTACTACACTTTTGAG gTGCTTGACAAGAAAATATGTTCGAGATTGTTAGTGAAGCATAACGGTTTTTTAGAGAGGTATACTTGGATTCCGACTAGTAACATTTGGAACAAATTTTGGTACGCCCCGAAGGACCAATGTGATTTATACGAAGAGTGTGGTGTTTCGGGAATTTGTAACGCGAATTTATCGCCAGTATGCAAATGTCTAGTAGGGTACAAGCCTAAAAATCAAGTGGCATGGGATTTAAGAGATGGATCAGATGGATGTGTTAGATATCATGATTTGGATTGTGAAACTGATGTTTTTAACATATTAAAGAACATGAAATTGCcacaaagttcaagttcatttGTTGATACTAAGATGAATTTGGAAGAATGTGAGAAAATGTGTAGGTACAACTGTTCATGCATGGCGTACACCACCGCGAACGTTACGGGTTCGGGTTCGGGTTGTGTCATTTGGACAAAGGAATTAGTCGATATGCGCCAATATTCGGCAGCAGAAGGTGGACAATTTCTCTACGTTAGAGCTGCTTCTTCTGACGCag CAAAAAGTGGAAATGTTGGATCTGAAGATGGTTCTGgcaaaacaaaaagaattgcTATGGCTACTGGAATTACAGCTGGTGTTGTTCTTGTTCTAATTGGAGTTGTAagcattttctttttatcaaagagaaaaaaaatattggaagATCCAATAAGAAAGAAAACAGAACAAAGAG GCTCtattgaaagaagtcaagaTCTTCTAGTGAACACAGCCATTATTCCAAGTAAGAGAGAAATTTCTGGGGAAATCGCGGACGAGTTTGAATTGCCATTATATGATCTCAGTACCTTAGCTGTGGCTACTGAAGACTTTTCTGATGCAAACAAGTTAGGCCAGGGAGGTTTTGGTTGCGTTTACAAG gGAATAATAGATGAAGGTCAAGAAATAGCAGTGAAAAGGCTGTCAAAGAATTCAGGCCAAGGAGTAGAGGAATTCAAGAATGAGCTAAGATTGATTGCAAGACTTCAACACAGAAACCTCGTTCGCCTTCTTGGATGTTGCGTTGAGATGGAAGAGAAAATGTTGATATACGAATACATGGAAAATAAAAGCTTGGATTCAATCTTATTCA ATAAGCAGAAAAGCTCGTTGCTAGATTGGCAAAGACGATTCAGCATTATCTGTGGGATTGCTCGGGGGCTTCTGTATCTTCATCAAGATTCAAGATTTCGGATTATCCACCGAGACCTCAAAGCAAGCAACATTCTCCTTGACGAGGAAATGATCCCGAAAATATCAGATTTTGGCATGGCACGGATTTTTGGAGGCGATGAGACCGAAGGAAATACAAAGAGAGTTGTTGGAACCTA CGGTTACATGTCTCCTGAATACGCGATGGATGGTCTATTCTCTGTTAAATCAGACGTTTTCAGCTTCGGAGTTTTAGTGTTGGAAATAGTAACAGGGAAGAAGAACAGAGGATTTTATTTTCAGAACAATGAAAGAAACCTTCTTGGCCAT GCGTGGAAACTATGGAGAGAAGGAGGAGCCTCAGAACTACTCGATTCATCAGTTGGTGAATCATTTTCTCCGTGTGAAGTAATCAGATGCATACAGGTCGGGTTATTGTGTGTTCAGGAACAAGCAGAAGATAGACCGAACATGGCAACCGTTGTATTGATGTTAGGAAGTGAAACCGCAACAATGCCTCAGCCTAAACACCCTGGTTTTTGCCTCGGAAGAAGACCTGTTGATGAACACTCGGAAACTATTTACGAAGAAACTTTCACTGTGAATCAAGTAACGATTACCATGCTTGATCCCCG tattcgAGCTAAAGCTATTGGG AAAAAATTGTTCATGATAGTTTTACTAGTAGTATTCATCTTATTTTATGTCCAATTTTGCACTTCCAATGATACAATTTCCTTTAACAAATCTCTAAAAGATGGAGATTTGTTAGTTTCTTCTGGAAAATTATTTGCTCTTGGTTTCTTCAGCCCTGGAAATTATTCCAACAATCGATACGTCGGAATTTGGTACAATAACATCCCTGAACTAACTGTCGTTTGGGTCGCTAATAGAGAGAACCCTGTAAATGACACGTACGGGGTTCTCTCTATCGACCCAACAGGTAGTCTTGTTAAACTAAATCGAAATACCAAAATATTCTCCTGGAAAACAGTTATTTCCTCTGCTCAGCTATTGGATTCAGggaattttgtgttttttcgtGACACGAAAAAGGAAATTATTGTATGGCAAAGCTTTGATCATCCTACAAATACTATACTTCCTGATATGAAATTTGGTATTGACAAGAATACCGGTTTGAACCGGTCTCTAACGTCGTGGAAATCGATGAATGATCCTGGTTCAGGGGAGTATGTATACAAGATTGAGATAAATGGAATAGTACCTCAAGTTTTCCTGTATAAAAATTCTAACAGGATATGGCGAACCGGACCCTGGACCGGTCTAGGTTGGAGTGGTGTACCTGGAATGAGGCCTGGATTTATATTTAACAGCAAATATGTTGACAATGAAAGTGAAGTCTCTGTGATATTCACTATGAATGATCCTGTTATCTCGAGATTAGTACTGAACGAATCAGGGATGATGAGTATATTGAACTGGCAAGAAGGCGCGAAGAAATGGGTACAATTTTGGTCCGCGCCTGAGGACTCGTGTGATGACTATGTACATTGTGGAAAATTTAGTAATTGCAACCTGTACAACTTGGGTGAATTTGAATGCAAGTGTCTTATTGGATACGAGCCAAGGGAAAACCGATCGTGGTATTTGAGAGATGGTTCACAAGGGTGTTTGAGGAAGGAGGACGAGAATGTGTGCAAAAATGGCGAGGGGTTTGCTAAATTGAGTAATGTGAAGGTCCCAGACACTTACAACGCGCGATTGAATAGAAGCATCGGGTTGCAAGAATGTGAGAAATTGTGTTTGAATAATTGTTCTTGCTCTGCTTATGCAAGTGCTAATGTTAGTATTGGGGGAATTGGATGCATCACTTGGTATGGTGACTTGATAGACACAAGGGAGTTTACAGATGGAGGACAAGATTTGTATATCAGAGTATCTGCATCTACTTTGG CTCAATTCTCGAAGAACAACAATGGCTATCTCATGAAAAGAACCATAGCAATTGTGACAATCTGCATTGGTGCAATACTCATCGCGCTCtcatttgtttgttgtttgGTAATAAGGAAAAGGAGAAGAG ATAAGGAGGACCAATTCACCAGTTTGAACACTTTGACAAGGAATTTAGCATCCTATGAGAACTCTTCAAGAGGCAATGAGATGGATGGAAGTGAACACGTCGATGTGTTAATCTTCGATCTAAACACTATCATTTCTTCCACTGATGATTTCTCTGATGCTAACAAACTCGGAGAAGGAGGCTTTGGTAGCGTTTACAAG GGCCAGCTAAACAACGGCCAAGAGATAGCGGTCAAAAGACTTTCGAAAAATTCAGGGCAAGGAATGGAGGAATTCAAGAATGAAGTAACGTTAATCGCGAGAGTACAACACAGGAATCTTGTGAGGCTTTTAGGATGTTGCATACAAAGAGGAGAGAAAATGTTGATCTATGAATACTTGCCAAACAAAGGCTTAGACAGTTTcatctttg ATAAAACTAAAGGGTTGCAGTTAGATTGGAGAAAACGATTTGAAATCATCATTGGAATAGCACGAGGATTGTCATACCTACACCATGACTCACGAGTACGAATCATACACAGGGATCTAAAAGCCAGCAATGTTTTACTAGATGCCTCAATGCACCCGAAAATATCAGATTTCGGAACTGCTAGGATATTTGGTGGTGACCAAGTTGAAGCTAACACGAATCGAGTCGTTGGAACATA TGGTTATATGTCACCAGAATATGCAATGGAAGGGCATTTTTCAGTGAAATCTGATGTTTTCAGTTTTGGTGTTCTGTTGTTGGAGATCATTACTGGCAGGAAGAACACTACACATTATCAGGATCATTCATTAAATTTAGTTGGAAAT GTATGGGATTCATGGAATGATGACAAAGCTATAGATGTTGTTGATCCCTTATTGGGGGATTGGTATGAAAGTAGTGAAGTTTTGAGATGCATCCAAATTGGACTATTATGTGTACAATCATATGCAAATGAAAGACCAATGATGTCTCAAGTTGTCTTCATGCTTTGCAATGAAACAAAATTGTCTAATCCTGGACAACCTGGTTTTGTGTTCAGATCAAGAAATTCTTCTTCACTTCCTTATTCATCATCAGCTAGTATTGGAAATTCTGTAAATGACATTTCTATTACTGCACAACATGCTCGCTAA